One genomic segment of Paenibacillus xylanexedens includes these proteins:
- a CDS encoding CynX/NimT family MFS transporter — protein sequence MSSSIQQHSSIHTEEEHSLTSKRFGLLLAGIIVIAATMRSPITATGPVVEMIRSDTGIGHTMVGLLTSLPLLAFAAVSPFAPRLAKRLGLESALLLAVMIVTIGVALRLLPSVLSLYAGTAILGCGIALSNVLLPSLIKRDFPLRVGIVTGLYSVSMNIFGAIASGVSVPVAGATSMGWRASLGMWALLSILALLLWLPQIAAGRQRMLFIATQSEGTPVRLRTSSLAWFITLFMGLQSLIFYTTITWLPEILAEQGFSPTSAGWMLSLMQMVSVPATFIVPILAGRTRDQRVLTAITCSSLIVGYALLLSGIASLVTIGVTLAGIGAGASFGMVTMFFVLRTKDARQAASLSGMAQSFGYMLAAVGPLLFGMLHDWTKGWTLPLLIQVILAIALLIAGIQASKNRMIG from the coding sequence ATGTCATCTTCAATACAGCAACACTCATCTATCCATACCGAGGAAGAACATTCTTTGACATCCAAAAGATTCGGCCTGTTGTTAGCAGGCATTATCGTCATCGCCGCTACCATGAGATCACCGATTACAGCAACCGGACCTGTAGTGGAGATGATCCGCTCAGATACAGGTATCGGCCATACGATGGTCGGGCTTCTGACCTCACTTCCTTTGCTCGCCTTTGCAGCAGTCTCCCCCTTTGCACCACGTCTTGCCAAACGTTTAGGACTCGAATCTGCTCTGCTATTGGCTGTTATGATTGTAACCATTGGGGTGGCATTACGCTTGTTGCCTTCCGTTCTTTCCTTATATGCAGGAACCGCAATTTTGGGGTGCGGCATTGCATTAAGCAACGTGCTTTTGCCAAGTTTGATCAAACGTGATTTCCCATTGCGGGTAGGTATCGTCACCGGATTATACTCTGTATCCATGAACATATTTGGCGCCATCGCCTCCGGTGTGAGTGTGCCAGTAGCAGGAGCTACATCTATGGGTTGGCGTGCTTCGTTAGGCATGTGGGCCTTATTGTCCATACTGGCACTTCTCTTGTGGCTCCCCCAGATCGCCGCAGGACGTCAGCGAATGTTATTCATAGCCACACAGAGTGAAGGGACGCCTGTACGTCTACGGACCTCTTCCTTGGCCTGGTTCATTACTTTATTTATGGGTCTTCAATCTCTAATATTCTATACAACGATTACCTGGCTTCCCGAGATTCTCGCTGAGCAAGGATTCAGCCCCACCTCAGCAGGGTGGATGCTCTCCCTGATGCAGATGGTTAGTGTACCAGCTACCTTTATCGTTCCAATCCTTGCCGGCCGAACGCGAGATCAGCGTGTTCTAACCGCGATAACGTGCTCTTCTTTAATTGTCGGGTATGCTTTATTGTTAAGTGGTATCGCTTCGCTCGTTACCATTGGTGTCACGTTGGCAGGAATAGGCGCTGGAGCTTCATTTGGCATGGTAACGATGTTCTTTGTCCTTCGCACAAAAGATGCCAGACAAGCTGCCAGCCTGTCCGGTATGGCTCAGTCCTTCGGATATATGCTGGCCGCAGTAGGACCTCTACTATTCGGTATGCTTCATGACTGGACAAAAGGATGGACCCTTCCGTTGTTAATACAGGTCATTCTGGCCATCGCTTTGTTAATCGCAGGGATTCAGGCCAGCAAAAATAGAATGATCGGTTAG